From Chryseobacterium sp. IHB B 17019, one genomic window encodes:
- a CDS encoding sce7725 family protein, which yields MYFPILTAKQNEIFALSELPAAVFETTIPVLIPPNSKSLKSQITRLVEKNIYFILVVNPQKATYPKQNQIQHEFIQGVLKGYKNYSLGFILDNKTSTYDLDDFFKSNPKLEKSLLHYGKFSDTLFLRKNSKAKYDIYLINKVNDDYINNTANGEIVYIEDGFKKQERNTDYPSHSEFSHLIFKYENEGIYGFGDFTIIGKEVSDTGGSPFAIALHLSKINSKDFEIRHFISNDNEDRKNQANKFTQALNKLINYIDANPIFEGVGIKDFRDRQADGHYPGLGVCKKMSIKNHIEQVSNHISIL from the coding sequence ATGTATTTCCCAATTTTAACAGCAAAGCAAAATGAGATTTTTGCTTTAAGTGAACTGCCTGCTGCAGTATTTGAAACAACAATTCCTGTGCTTATTCCACCTAATAGCAAAAGCTTAAAATCACAAATCACAAGATTAGTAGAAAAGAACATCTATTTTATCTTGGTTGTTAACCCTCAAAAAGCAACTTATCCAAAACAAAATCAGATTCAGCATGAATTTATTCAAGGTGTCTTAAAGGGCTACAAAAATTATTCGCTAGGTTTTATATTAGACAATAAAACATCAACCTATGATTTAGATGATTTTTTTAAATCTAATCCTAAATTAGAAAAATCTTTATTACATTATGGTAAATTTAGTGACACATTGTTTTTAAGAAAAAATTCTAAAGCTAAATATGATATTTATTTAATAAATAAAGTAAATGATGATTATATAAACAATACAGCAAATGGTGAAATAGTTTATATCGAAGATGGATTCAAAAAACAAGAACGAAATACTGACTATCCGAGCCATTCTGAATTTTCACACTTAATATTCAAATATGAAAATGAAGGGATATATGGTTTCGGTGATTTTACTATTATCGGCAAAGAGGTTTCAGATACGGGAGGTTCGCCTTTTGCTATAGCATTGCACTTATCAAAAATAAATTCGAAAGATTTTGAAATTAGACATTTTATTTCCAATGACAATGAGGATAGAAAAAATCAAGCTAATAAATTTACTCAAGCATTAAATAAACTAATTAATTATATAGATGCCAATCCAATTTTTGAGGGCGTAGGTATTAAAGATTTTCGTGATAGACAAGCAGACGGCCATTATCCAGGGTTAGGGGTTTGTAAAAAAATGTCAATTAAAAACCATATAGAACAGGTAAGTAATCATATATCCATTTTATAA
- a CDS encoding sce7726 family protein, with product MKIKSKLCKSEFIQISKLFSPANFNYLALQDEDKINSIVNTFKSLCLEYPEFTLEKAYTEFYKVLSKKYKNEYIFKNIIFKDVILKNHNINDCVTVPEFYVGKSKADLAVFNGVSTVYEIKSEIDTTERLFSQLADYSSFFEFVNVVTCEKHLKKVEKIVSTEVGILIIDSLNKVHIYKEAVSNFQNITHKSLFYALRKNEYINLIVDCYGPIPIMPNTKIFNYCFDLFKEINIEAAYKRTLYYLKRRSLKKEHIELISELPTSLKSMTIQHGYNKKKCENIKRNIQKVFI from the coding sequence ATGAAGATAAAATCAAAACTTTGCAAATCTGAATTTATACAAATTTCAAAACTTTTCTCACCTGCAAATTTTAATTACTTAGCATTGCAGGATGAGGACAAGATTAATAGTATTGTGAATACATTTAAAAGCTTGTGTTTAGAATATCCGGAATTTACATTAGAAAAAGCATATACTGAATTTTATAAAGTTTTATCAAAGAAATATAAGAATGAATATATCTTTAAAAACATCATTTTTAAAGACGTAATTTTAAAAAATCATAATATAAATGATTGTGTTACTGTTCCAGAATTTTACGTCGGAAAATCTAAGGCCGACTTAGCGGTTTTTAATGGTGTTTCAACAGTGTATGAAATTAAATCTGAAATTGATACTACTGAAAGATTGTTTTCACAATTAGCTGATTATTCCAGTTTTTTTGAATTTGTAAATGTAGTAACTTGTGAAAAGCATCTCAAAAAAGTTGAAAAAATTGTCAGCACTGAGGTTGGAATTTTAATTATAGACAGTTTAAACAAAGTCCATATTTATAAGGAAGCAGTTTCTAATTTTCAAAATATTACTCATAAATCACTTTTTTACGCTCTAAGAAAAAATGAATATATTAATCTTATAGTTGACTGTTATGGGCCTATTCCTATAATGCCAAATACTAAGATATTTAATTATTGTTTTGATCTTTTTAAAGAAATTAATATTGAAGCTGCTTACAAAAGAACGTTATATTACTTAAAAAGAAGAAGCTTAAAGAAAGAACATATTGAATTAATTAGCGAACTACCAACAAGCTTGAAAAGCATGACAATTCAACACGGTTATAACAAAAAAAAATGTGAGAACATTAAAAGGAATATTCAAAAGGTTTTTATTTAA